A region of the Gallaecimonas mangrovi genome:
GCGGGCCGCCCATGGGGCCACCCCGGTTGTTGTCGTCAGCCTGAGCCCAGGTGCTCGCACCCAGCAGAACAGCTAAGGCAAGCAGCGTTTTTTTGTACATAAGGGTATCCATCCTTTAGCAATAAGCGCTTAGCTAGGAACCTTTGAAGGTAGACTCGGTTCAGCAGGGCTTTGGTAAAGATTTGCAAAGGAAATTCAATAAATGAGCAACAAAAAGCCATCGTCAGCGCTGGAGCTGCCACTACAGCAGCGCCAAGAGCTAGGTCTGGCCTTACAACGTTTTTTGGATAAGGAACTGGAGATCGAACTGGAGCAATTCGATACCGAAGCACTGCTGGACTTTATTAGCCAACACATTGGCCCGCACTTTTACAACAAGGCGCTGATGGATGCGCAAACGCTATTAACCTTACGCCTGGAAGACAGCTTTATGGAACTCGAACAGGCTTAATGTCGGCCAATTGGCAAAGCACCGTTAAAAAGGCCCGGCAGGCACTAATGGCCGCGGTTTCTTCCATGGTGTGATAGCCGGTGGTGGGAATTTGTAAGGTGGTCCCGGTTACCATGCCATTAGAGGCCGCCACTATCCGCCCCATTTCGGTACTGCCAAGGGATTGTGCTTCCTGGCCACTGGCCGCCA
Encoded here:
- a CDS encoding DUF2164 domain-containing protein translates to MSNKKPSSALELPLQQRQELGLALQRFLDKELEIELEQFDTEALLDFISQHIGPHFYNKALMDAQTLLTLRLEDSFMELEQA